A single window of Saccharomyces kudriavzevii IFO 1802 strain IFO1802 genome assembly, chromosome: 16 DNA harbors:
- the SEC62 gene encoding Sec63 complex subunit SEC62 (similar to Saccharomyces cerevisiae SEC62 (YPL094C); ancestral locus Anc_8.572), translating to MSAVDPGSNVKAVVNGGSAIAIAGLLRNHQELKQRQGLFQGKQTDFFRYKRFARALHSEEYVNKSARQPEVYPSVPSSKIEGQLKSREIFIELIKAQLVIPVKKLHSQECKEHGLKPSKDFPNLIVSNKAQLEADEYFVWNYNPRTYMDYVIVIGVVSIILALVCYPLWPRSMRRGSYYVSLGAFGILAGFFAVAILRLIIYVLSLVAYRDVGGFWIFPNLFEDCGVLESFKPFYGFGEKDTYSYKKKLKRMKKKQAKRESNKKKAIDEKTEQN from the coding sequence ATGTCAGCTGTAGATCCAGGTAGCAATGTCAAAGCTGTTGTCAATGGTGGATCTGCCATTGCCATTGCCGGCCTTTTGCGCAACCATCAGGAACTGAAGCAGAGGCAGGGACTATTCCAAGGCAAACAGACGGACTTCTTCCGTTACAAGAGATTCGCGAGGGCACTGCATTCCGAGGAGTATGTCAACAAGTCTGCGAGACAGCCAGAGGTGTACCCATCTGTGCCCTCAAGCAAGATCGAGGGCCAACTCAAGTCACGTGAGATCttcattgaacttataaAGGCACAGCTGGTGATCCCAGTGAAAAAACTGCACAGTCAAGAATGCAAAGAGCACGGATTGAAACCAAGTAAGGACTTTCCCAACTTGATTGTATCGAACAAAGCACAATTGGAGGCCGATGAGTATTTCGTTTGGAACTACAACCCCAGAACCTACATGGACTACGTTATTGTGATTGGTGTTGTGTCCATAATATTGGCGCTTGTGTGCTACCCATTGTGGCCGCGGTCCATGAGACGCGGCTCCTACTACGTATCCCTGGGTGCCTTTGGCATCTTGGCAGGCTTCTTCGCCGTCGCTATTCTAAGATTGATTATATATGTTTTGTCGTTGGTTGCGTACAGAGATGTAGGCGGGTTCTGGATATTCCCCAACCTGTTCGAAGACTGCGGTGTGTTAGAGAGTTTCAAGCCATTTTACGGGTTTGGAGAAAAGGACACATACAGctacaaaaagaaactaaaaagaatgaagaaaaaacaagcCAAGAGAGAAAGtaataagaagaaagctATCGATGAGAAAACCGAACAAAACTAA
- the NOG1 gene encoding putative GTPase NOG1 (similar to Saccharomyces cerevisiae NOG1 (YPL093W); ancestral locus Anc_8.571), with translation MQLSWKDIPTVATANDLLDIVLNRTQRKTPTVIRPGFKITRIRAFYMRKVKYTGEGFVEKFEDILKGFPNINDLHPFHRDLMDTLYEKNHYKISLAAISRAKSLVEQVARDYVRLLKFGQSLFQCKQLKRAALGRMATIVKKLKDPLSYLEQVRQHIGRLPSIDPNTRTLLICGYPNVGKSSFLRCITKSDVEVQPYAFTTKSLYVGHFDYKYLRFQAIDTPGILDRPTEEMNNIEMQSIYAIAHLRSCVLYFMDLSEQCGFTIEAQVKLFHSIKPLFANKSVMVVINKTDIIRPEDLDEERAQLLESVKEVPGVEIMTSSCQLEENVMEVRNKACEKLLASRIENKLKSQSRINNVLNKIHVAQPQARDDVKRAPFIPESVKILKKYDPEDPNRRKLARDIEAENGGAGVFNVNLKDKYLLDDDEWKNDIMPEILDGKNVYDFLDPEIAAKLQALEEEEDKLENEGFYKSDDDEEIYDGFEAPEVDDIKEKALWIRNKQKTMIAEARNRKSLKNKAIMPRSKLTKSFGKMEKHMSTLGHDMSTLQDKQKNAARKSRYVERGSDVVFGDQEISTASTDNGVKLRQTDRLLDGVADGSMRSKTGRMVKMERRERNRHAKQGESDRHNAVSLSKHLFSGKRGVGKTDFR, from the coding sequence ATGCAACTTTCATGGAAGGATATCCCCACAGTCGCTACGGCAAATGACCTGCTGGACATTGTCTTGAACAGAACTCAAAGAAAGACACCCACTGTGATCAGACCTGGTTTCAAGATTACAAGAATCAGAGCCTTTTACATGCGTAAAGTCAAATACACAGGTGAGGGTTTCgtggaaaaatttgaagacaTCTTGAAAGGTTTCCCTAACATTAATGATTTGCATCCTTTCCATAGGGATTTGATGGATACGTTATACGAAAAGAATCATTACAAGATATCTTTGGCTGCTATTTCTCGTGCCAAATCACTTGTGGAGCAAGTCGCCAGAGATTACGTCAGATTGCTGAAATTCGGTCAATCTTTGTTTCAATGTAagcaattgaaaagagcCGCTTTGGGTAGAATGGCCACTATTGTTAAAAAGCTGAAGGATCCTTTGTCTTATTTGGAACAAGTCAGGCAACACATTGGTAGATTACCATCCATTGATCCAAACACCAGAACCTTGCTGATCTGTGGTTACCCAAATGTCGGTAAGTCGTCGTTCTTGAGATGCATCACCAAATCCGACGTCGAAGTTCAGCCATACGCCTTTACAACCAAGAGTTTGTACGTTGGTCATTTCGATTATAAGTATTTGAGGTTCCAGGCCATTGACACTCCTGGTATCTTGGATAGACCCACCGAAGAAATGAACAACATTGAAATGCAATCGATCTATGCCATTGCTCATTTGCGTTCTTGTGTTTTATACTTCATGGATCTTTCCGAACAGTGTGGTTTCACTATCGAAGCTCAGGTTAAACTGTTCCACTCCATTAAACCTCTGTTTGCGAACAAGTCCGTCATGGTCGTTATCAACAAGACCGACATTATCAGACCAGAGGACTTGGACGAGGAACGTGCACAATTATTGGAATCTGTCAAAGAGGTTCCAGGTGTCGAAATCATGACCTCTTCATGTCAATTAGAAGAAAACGTTATGGAAGTTAGAAACAAAGCatgtgaaaaattgttggcttccagaattgaaaacaagtTGAAATCGCAATCAAGAATCAACAACGTTCTGAACAAGATTCATGTTGCTCAACCTCAGGCAAGAGATGATGTTAAAAGAGCACCATTTATTCCTGAATCCGTTAAAATCTTAAAGAAGTACGACCCTGAAGATCCAAACAGAAGAAAGTTGGCTAGAGACATTGAAGCTGAAAACGGTGGTGCTGGTGTCTTCAACGTCAACTTGAAAGACAAATATCTATTGGACGACGATGAATGGAAGAACGATATCATGCCAGAAATCTTGGATGGTAAGAATGTTTACGATTTCTTGGACCCTGAAATCGCTGCTAAACTGCAAGCtctagaagaagaagaagacaaattggaaaatgaagggTTTTACAAGTCAgacgatgacgaagaaATTTACGATGGCTTCGAAGCACCCGAAGTGGACGACATCAAGGAAAAGGCTTTGTGGATTagaaataaacaaaaaacgATGATCGCCGAAGCAAGGAATAGaaaatcattgaagaacaagGCCATTATGCCACGTTCGAAACTAACTAAATCCTTCGGTAAGATGGAGAAACATATGTCCACTTTGGGCCATGATATGTCAACCTTACAAgataaacaaaagaatGCTGCTCGTAAGAGCCGTTATGTTGAAAGAGGTTCTGATGTTGTCTTTGGCGACCAAGAAATATCGACAGCTTCCACTGACAATGGTGTCAAGTTGAGACAAACTGATAGATTGTTGGACGGTGTTGCCGATGGTTCCATGAGATCCAAGACCGGCAGAATGGTCAAAAtggaaagaagagaaagaaacaGACATGCCAAACAAGGTGAATCTGATAGACACAATGCAGTTTCCTTATCGAAGCATCTGTTCAGTGGTAAGCGTGGTGTCGGTAAAACTGATTTCCGTTGA
- the SSU1 gene encoding Ssu1p (similar to Saccharomyces cerevisiae SSU1 (YPL092W); ancestral locus Anc_8.569): protein MVSSWALAVTRQFDPFMFVMVMGVGISSNILYNFPYPARWLRICSYIMFAITCLIFIAVQALQLLHLVVYIKEKSFKEYFNDFFRNMKHSLFWGTYPMGLVTIINFLGALSKKYTTRSPTNARNLMILVYALWWYDLAVCLVIAWGISFLIWHDYYSLDGVGSYPSYNIRMASENMKSVLLLDIIPLVVVASSCGTFTMSDIFARAFNRNIQLITLVICALTWLHAIIFVSILITIYFWSLYINKIPPMSQVFTLFLLLGPMGQGSFGVLLLTDNIKKYVDKYYPTDNITREQEILTIMVPWCFKVLGIISAMAMLAMGYFFTVISIASIVSHYDTRETENETGKVKRVYTFHKGFWGMTFPMGTMSLGNEELYVQYNQYVPLYAFRVLGTIYGSICVCWSILCLSFTLYEYLKKVWHAARKSSFFSEAAAEKTITSPYSTESVEESNSALDFTRLA, encoded by the coding sequence ATGGTTTCTAGTTGGGCGCTTGCTGTCACAAGACAATTTGACCCCTTCATGTTTGTTATGGTCATGGGCGTCGGTATCTCATCGAATATTCTGTACAATTTCCCGTATCCTGCAAGGTGGCTAAGAATATGCTCATACATCATGTTTGCCATCACATGCCTGATTTTTATTGCTGTGCAGGCGCTACAGCTTCTGCATCTGGTAGTTtacatcaaagaaaaaagtttcaaagagtatttcaatgattttttcagaaatatGAAGCATAGTTTATTCTGGGGTACTTATCCCATGGGGTTAGTCACGATTATAAATTTCTTAGGGGCGCTATCGAAAAAGTATACTACGAGAAGCCCCACAAATGCGAGGAACTTAATGATACTTGTTTACGCCCTGTGGTGGTATGATCTAGCGGTTTGTTTAGTAATTGCTTGGGGTATTTCATTCCTCATCTGGCATGACTATTACTCTTTGGACGGAGTTGGGAGTTATCCTTCATACAATATCAGAATGGCATCTGAGAACATGAAAAGTGTATTACTTCTGGATATTATTCCGTTGGTCGTTGTCGCTTCAAGTTGTGGGACGTTTACTATGTCAGACATATTTGCCCGCGCTTTCAACAGGAACATTCAATTGATAACGTTAGTCATCTGCGCCTTAACTTGGCTACATGCTATCATTTTTGTCTCCATACTGATTACTATATACTTCTGGAGTCTTTATATCAACAAGATACCACCAATGTCGCAGGTTTTTACGTTATTCTTGCTCTTGGGGCCGATGGGCCAAGGAAGCTTTGGAGTTTTGTTGCTAACTgataatataaaaaagtaTGTGGACAAATATTACCCAACGGATAACATTACTagagaacaagaaatactGACCATCATGGTTCCGTGGTGTTTCAAAGTTCTAGGGATCATTTCGGCTATGGCGATGCTCGCTATGGGCTATTTCTTTACGGTAATTTCGATTGCCTCAATTGTATCGCATTACGATACAAGGGAGACTGAAAATGAGACGGGGAAGGTGAAAAGAGTTTACACGTTCCATAAAGGTTTCTGGGGGATGACTTTCCCAATGGGTACAATGTCTTTGGGGAATGAAGAGCTGTACGTACAGTATAATCAATACGTTCCTCTGTATGCATTTCGGGTCCTAGGTACTATATACGGCAGTATTTGCGTTTGTTGGTCAATTTTATGCCTTTCGTTCACATTGTATGAATACTTGAAAAAGGTTTGGCATGCCGCTCGCAAgtcttcattcttttcagaGGCAGCTGCAGAGAAGACAATCACTTCTCCGTACAGTACTGAAAGCGTGGAAGAGTCAAACTCGGCCCTAGATTTTACGCGTTTAGCATAG
- the GLR1 gene encoding glutathione-disulfide reductase GLR1 (similar to Saccharomyces cerevisiae GLR1 (YPL091W); ancestral locus Anc_8.568), with amino-acid sequence MLSATKQSFRTLQIRTMSTNVKHYDYLVIGGGSGGVASARRAASYGAKTLIIEAKALGGTCVNVGCVPKKVMWYASDLATRVSHAKEYGLYQNLPLDKKHLTFNWPEFKQKRDAYVHRLNGIYQKNLDKEKVDVVFGWARFNKDGNIEVQKRDNTTEVYSADHILVATGGKAIFPEHIPGFELGTDSDGFFRLEEQPKKVVVAGAGYIGIELAGVFHGLGSETHLVIRGETVLRKFDECIQNTITDHYVNEGINVHKLSKIVKVEKNKETNKLKIQMNDSEYVDDVDELIWTIGRKSHLGMGTENVGIKLNSHDQIIADEYQNTNVAHIYSLGDVVGKVELTPVAIAAGRKLSNRLFGPEKFRNDKLDYENVPSVIFSHPEAGSIGISEKEAIEKYGKENIRVYNSKFTAMYYAMLSEKSPTRYKIVCAGPNEKVVGLHIVGDSSAEILQGFGVAIKMGATKADFDNCVAIHPTSAEELVTMR; translated from the coding sequence ATGCTTTCTGCAACGAAACAATCATTTAGAACTTTGCAGATAAGAACTATGTCTACGAATGTTAAGCACTATGATTATCTCGTGATCGGGGGCGGTTCAGGAGGCGTTGCCTCCGCAAGAAGAGCTGCATCTTATGGTGCAAAAACTTTGATAATTGAAGCTAAAGCCCTTGGTGGTACTTGTGTTAATGTGGGTTGTGTTCCTAAGAAGGTCATGTGGTATGCTTCTGACCTGGCCACTAGAGTTTCCCATGCGAAGGAGTATGGATTGTATCAGAATCTTCCCTTAGATAAAAAGCACTTAACTTTTAATTGGCCAGAATTCAAACAGAAAAGGGATGCCTATGTTCACAGATTGAATGGTATATACCAGAAGAATttagataaagaaaaggttgaTGTTGTCTTTGGATGGGCTAGATTCAATAAAGATGGTAACATTGAAGTGCAAAAAAGGGATAATACAACCGAAGTTTACTCGGCTGATCATATTTTAGTGGCGACCGGTGGTAAGGCCATTTTCCCAGAACACATCCCAGGTTTCGAATTAGGTACTGACTCAGATGGGTTCTTCAGATTAGAAGAACAGCCCAAGAAAGTTGTCGTTGCTGGTGCCGGTTATATTGGTATTGAGCTAGCAGGTGTTTTCCATGGCTTAGGGTCCGAAACGCATCTAGTTATTAGAGGTGAAACCGTCTTGAGAAAATTTGACGAGTGCATTCAAAACACAATTACTGATCATTACGTGAACGAAGGCATCAATGTTCATAAATTATCCAAAATCGTTAaggtggaaaaaaataaggaaaCAAACAAGCTGAAAATACAGATGAATGATTCCGAGTACGTTGACGACGTTGACGAATTGATTTGGACAATCGGACGGAAGTCTCATTTAGGTATGGGTACAGAAAATGTAGGTATTAAGCTGAATTCCCATGATCAAATCATCGCTGATGAATATCAAAATACCAATGTTGCTCATATTTATTCTCTAGGTGATGTTGTTGGTAAAGTAGAATTGACCCCTGTTGCTATTGCTGCAGGAAGAAAGTTATCTAATAGACTGTTTGGCCCAGAAAAATTCCGCAATGATAAATTAGATTACGAAAACGTCCCCAgtgtaattttttcacatcCAGAGGCAGGTTCCATTGGCATTTCTGAAAAGGAGGCTATTGAAAAGTACGGTAAAGAGAATATCAGAGTTTACAATTCTAAGTTTACGGCCATGTATTATGCCATGCTGAGTGAAAAATCACCCACAAGATATAAGATCGTTTGTGCTGGGCCAAACGAAAAAGTGGTCGGTCTGCACATTGTCGGAGATTCCTCCGCAGAAATCTTGCAAGGATTTGGTGTTGCCATAAAGATGGGTGCTACTAAGGCTGATTTCGATAATTGTGTCGCCATTCATCCAACCAGCGCAGAAGAATTGGTTACTATGAGGTGA
- the RPS6A gene encoding 40S ribosomal protein eS6 (similar to Saccharomyces cerevisiae RPS6B (YBR181C) and RPS6A (YPL090C); ancestral locus Anc_8.567), giving the protein MKLNISYPVNGSQKTFEIDDEHRIRVFFDKRIGQEVDGEAVGDEFKGYVFKISGGNDKQGFPMKQGVLLPTRIKLLLTKNVSCYRPRREGERKRKSVRGAIVGPDLAVLALVIIKKGEQELEGLTDTTVPKRLGPKRANNIRKFFGLSKEDDVRDFVIRREVTKGEKTYTKAPKIQRLVTPQRLQRKRHQRALKVRNAQSQREAAAEYAQLLAKRLSERKAEKAEIRKRRASSLKA; this is encoded by the exons ATGAAG tTGAACATTTCTTACCCAGTTAACGGGTCCCAAAAGACCTTcgaaattgatgatgaacaTCGTATCcgtgttttctttgacaaGAGAATTGGTCAAGAAGTTGATGGTGAAGCTGTTGGTGATGAATTCAAGGGTTACGTCTTCAAGATTTCCGGTGGTAACGACAAACAAGGTTTCCCAATGAAGCAAGGTGTTTTGTTGCCAACCAGAATCAAGTTGTTGTTGACCAAGAACGTTTCTTGTTACAGACCAAGACGTGAAggtgaaagaaagagaaagtcCGTCAGAGGTGCCATTGTCGGCCCAGATTTGGCTGTCTTGGCCTTGGTCATCATCAAGAAGGGTgaacaagaattggaaGGTCTAACTGACACCACTGTTCCAAAGAGATTGGGCCCAAAGAGAGCTAACAACATCAGAAAGTTCTTCGGTTTATCCAAAGAAGACGATGTTCGTGATTTCGTCATCAGAAGAGAAGTCACTAAAGGTGAAAAGACTTACACCAAGGCTCCAAAGATCCAAAGATTGGTCACTCCTCAAAGattgcaaagaaagagaCACCAAAGAGCTTTGAAGGTCAGAAACGCTCAATCTCAAAGAGAAGCTGCTGCCGAATACGCTCAATTACTGGCTAAGAGATTATCTGAAAGAAAGGCTGAAAAGGCTGAAAtcagaaagagaagagcTTCCTCTTTGAAGGCTTAA
- the RLM1 gene encoding Rlm1p (similar to Saccharomyces cerevisiae SMP1 (YBR182C) and RLM1 (YPL089C); ancestral locus Anc_8.566) — protein sequence MGRRKIEIQRISDDRNRAVTFIKRKAGLFKKAHELSVLCQVDIAVIILGSNNTFYEFSSVDTNDLIDHYQNDKNLLHEVKDPSDYGDFHKSASVNVNVELLRSSMANKFSKSNPTAMQQVESDGDDNREEEEEEEENGQERDSNLNSNAKTSDKSISSTQLKLLSPTTLNSKMDGNDHSKRHADNALPPLQRLKRLKPDPSQINNRSPRQQQQQQQQQQSIPRPYHGNMYNLNQPSSSSSSPSTMDFPKLPSFQNSYFNTRSQPISISPNKFNRPFISAAARTPKQDHKLNNNNNNNNDNSTYTQSPPSSLEDSILQTVKARRKLATRPVLRVRIPNNNFSSNSAIPSEPSSASSTSANGNSTGSSEIIKECRTSRSTKASPLSASGSGSLTLQKGNSGRVVIKLPNANTSNSINNNNGNNNNNHHHHPYSFGNGSSPLFSATQPYVATPLQPSNIPGGPFQQNTSSFLAQRHAQQYQQMPFKKQSQAAPLASALVGRPPPTFSGPENSNGPPTGSLPSKFVHDLMSNSPNVSSMPMFSDWAMGPNSAKPGNTSSAGTFPPLQTTTNNNSNGNNNYYNNTGDVPVSGASMPQHTSGGDTNNQPNSNTYDAGAASYNGNTGLTPYINTAQTPLGTKFFNFSTDISGEKNSSKI from the coding sequence ATGGGTAGGCGTAAGattgaaattcaaaggatCTCTGATGACAGAAATAGGGCTGTCACATTTATAAAGCGCAAGGCCGGTCTCTTCAAAAAAGCTCATGAACTCTCCGTTCTTTGTCAGGTGGATATAGCCGTTATCATACTAGGTTCTAATAATACTTTTTATGAGTTTTCCTCCGTGGATACGAATGATCTGATTGACCATTACCAGAATGACAAGAATCTGCTCCATGAAGTGAAGGACCCCTCTGATTACGGGGACTTCCACAAGAGTGCGTCGGTTAACGTAAACGTAGAACTACTGAGGTCATCTATGGCcaataaattttctaaGTCAAATCCTACGGCAATGCAACAGGTGGAAAGTGACGGTGATGACAACAGggaggaggaagaggaagaggaagaaaatggtcAGGAAAGAGACTCAAATCTAAATTCGAATGCAAAAACTTCTGATAAAAGTATATCGAGTACACAGTTGAAGCTATTATCTCCAACCACCCtcaattcaaaaatggacGGCAACGACCACAGTAAACGCCATGCCGACAATGCATTGCCGCCTCTACAGCGCTTGAAAAGATTAAAACCGGATCCCTCACAAATCAATAACAGGTCTCCGcggcagcagcaacaacaacagcaacagcaacaaagCATACCAAGACCATACCACGGTAACATGTATAACCTGAATCAACCTTCATCCAGTTCATCTTCTCCTTCCACGATGGATTTTCCCAAATTGCcaagttttcaaaactcTTACTTCAATACCCGTTCTCAACCAATTTCGATTTCACCAAATAAATTTAATAGGCCGTTCATAAGTGCAGCTGCTAGAACCCCTAAACAGGATCATAAGCttaacaacaacaataacaataataatgataatagtACTTACACACAGTCCCCACCTAGCTCTTTAGAAGACTCCATTCTGCAAACTGTCAAAGCGAGAAGGAAACTGGCTACGAGACCAGTGCTTCGTGTGAGAATCCCAAATAACAACTTCAGCAGCAATTCTGCTATTCCAAGTGAACCTTCTTCTGCATCATCTACATCGGCGAACGGGAATAGCACGGGATCTTCAGAAATTATAAAAGAATGTAGGACAAGCCGATCCACCAAGGCTTCCCCATTATCGGCTTCTGGTTCAGGCTCCTTGACTCTTCAAAAGGGTAATAGTGGTAGAGTAGTAATAAAACTGCCAAATGCGAACACATCTAACAGtattaataataacaatggaaacaataacaacaaccatcatcatcatccatATTCATTCGGAAATGGCTCTTCACCACTTTTTTCTGCAACGCAACCATACGTCGCCACCCCTTTACAACCATCGAATATTCCTGGCGGAccttttcaacaaaataCATCCTCTTTCTTAGCTCAAAGGCATGCACAACAATATCAGCAAATGCCTTTCAAAAAGCAAAGTCAAGCTGCCCCATTAGCCTCAGCATTAGTGGGACGCCCTCCTCCAACTTTTTCTGGACCTGAGAATAGCAATGGTCCTCCAACTGGTTCGCTACCATCGAAATTTGTACACGATTTGATGAGTAACTCTCCAAACGTTTCTTCCATGCCAATGTTCTCGGACTGGGCAATGGGACCGAACAGCGCTAAACCCGGCAATACAAGCAGTGCCGGTACTTTCCCTCCTCTACAGACGACTACAAATAACAACAGCAACGGCAACAACAATTACTACAACAACACTGGCGACGTACCCGTAAGCGGAGCTTCCATGCCACAACATACCAGCGGAGGTGACACAAATAATCAGCCCAACTCAAACACCTATGATGCCGGTGCGGCATCATATAATGGTAATACCGGGTTAACTccatatataaatactgCTCAAACACCATTAGgtacaaaatttttcaatttctctaCTGACATCTCAGGAGAGAAGAATTCAAGTAAAATTTGA
- the SKDI16G1870 gene encoding aldo-keto reductase superfamily protein, protein MVLAKQVRLGYSGLKISPIVIGCMSYGSKKWAEWVIEDKAEIFKILKHCYDNGLRTYDTADFYSNGLSERIIKEFLEHYNIKRETVVIMTKIFFPVDEKLVLHHKLTLDEIEELELSNQRGLSRKHIIAGVKNSVERLGTYIDLLQIHRLDQETPMREIMRALNDVVEAGHVRYIGASSMLATEFAELQFIADKYGWFQFISSQSYYNLLHREDERELIPFAKRHNIGLLPWSSNARGLLTRPLGQNTERMRSDPTFKSLQLDTLEEDQMEIINRVEKISKDKNVSMAMISIAWVLHKGCHPIVGLSSTSRVDEAIAALHVTLTEKEIEYLEEPYKPKRQRR, encoded by the coding sequence ATGGTTTTGGCTAAGCAGGTAAGACTGGGCTACTCTGGCCTCAAGATATCGCCAATAGTGATAGGATGTATGTCGTACGGTTCCAAGAAATGGGCAGAGTGGGTCATAGAGGATAAGGCagagattttcaaaatcttgaagCATTGCTACGATAATGGTCTCCGTACCTACGATACGGCAGATTTTTATTCCAATGGCTTAAGTGAAAGGATAATAAAGGAATTTCTGGAGCACTACAACATCAAGAGAGAGACAGTGGTCATTATGACCAAAATATTCTTCCCTGTCGATGAAAAGCTGGTGTTGCATCACAAGCTTACCCTAGATGAGATTGAAGAGTTGGAACTATCCAACCAGAGGGGATTATCTAGAAAACATATAATTGCAGGTGTGAAGAACTCCGTGGAGAGATTGGGCACATATATAGACCTTTTGCAAATCCATAGATTAGATCAGGAAACGCCTATGAGAGAGATCATGAGAGCGCTGAATGACGTTGTTGAGGCGGGCCACGTCAGATACATTGGAGCCTCGAGCATGCTTGCAACTGAATTTGCAGAACTGCAGTTCATTGCAGACAAATACGGATGGTTCCAATTTATCTCTTCGCAATCTTACTACAACTTGCTTCACCGTGAAGACGAACGGGAATTGATTCCTTTCGCCAAAAGACACAACATTGGTTTACTACCATGGTCTTCTAATGCAAGAGGTCTCCTGACGCGTCCTCTGGGACAAAATACAGAAAGAATGAGGAGTGACCCAACCTTCAAATCGTTACAATTAGACACTCTCGAGGAGGACCAGATGGAAATCATCAACCGggtagaaaaaatttccaaggATAAAAATGTCTCGATGGCCATGATCTCTATCGCTTGGGTCCTGCATAAGGGCTGTCACCCAATTGTGGGCCTGAGCTCTACATCAAGAGTGGACGAAGCAATTGCGGCACTGCACGTCACTTTAACGGAGAAAGAGATCGAGTACCTTGAAGAACCTTACAAACCAAAGAGGCAAAGACGCTAG
- the YDC1 gene encoding alkaline dihydroceramidase (similar to Saccharomyces cerevisiae YPC1 (YBR183W) and YDC1 (YPL087W); ancestral locus Anc_8.564), whose translation MLFSWPYPEAPIEGYWGKPTSLIDWCEENYVVSPYIAEWSNTITNSIFLMTAFYSTYSAWRNRLETRYILIGMGFSLVGIGSWLFHMTLQYRYQLLDELPMLYATIIPSWGIFAETQELLIKDVEKRKESSFRIQLVISFIMCGVVTVLTWIYVVVQKPAIFQVLYGILTLMVVFLSGWLTYNHVHDPVAKRNLFITMVMGMVPFVIGFICWQLDIHLCSFWVYVRRTYLALPLGVFLELHAWWHLLTGTGVYIFVVYLQYLRILTHGNPDDFIFIWRWKFFPELVRKGLPIGTSYSMECLGPIVNAQTDDKTKKNN comes from the coding sequence ATGCTATTCAGTTGGCCTTATCCGGAAGCCCCGATTGAAGGTTATTGGGGCAAGCCTACTTCACTGATCGATTGGTGCGAGGAAAATTATGTCGTATCCCCATACATTGCAGAATGGTCGAATACTATTACCAACAGTATATTTTTAATGACCGCTTTTTATTCTACGTACAGTGCTTGGCGTAACAGACTGGAAACAAGGTACATTCTGATAGGAATGGGGTTTTCACTGGTTGGTATTGGTTCATGGTTATTCCACATGACCTTGCAGTACCGTTACCAATTGTTGGACGAGTTACCTATGCTGTATGCGACCATCATCCCATCGTGGGGCATTTTTGCAGAAACTCAAGAGTTATTGATCAAAGATGtggaaaagaggaaagaaagcTCATTTAGGATCCAGTTGGTCATTTCCTTTATCATGTGTGGTGTAGTCACTGTTTTAACTTGGATTTACGTCGTCGTTCAAAAACCAGCAATCTTCCAAGTCCTTTATGGTATTTTGACCCTTATGGTTGTGTTTCTTTCTGGTTGGCTGACCTATAATCACGTCCATGACCCAGttgcaaaaagaaatcttttCATCACAATGGTCATGGGTATGGTGCCCTTTGTCATTGGGTTCATCTGCTGGCAATTAGATATTCACTTGTGTTCTTTCTGGGTTTATGTTAGAAGAACTTATTTGGCCTTGCCGTTGGGTGTGTTTTTGGAGCTGCATGCTTGGTGGCATCTTTTGACTGGTACAGGTGTTTACATCTTTGTCGTGTATTTGCAATATCTGAGAATATTGACCCATGGAAATCCGGATGACTTCATATTCATATGGAGGTGGAAGTTTTTCCCTGAATTAGTAAGAAAGGGCTTACCGATTGGTACTTCTTATTCAATGGAGTGTCTTGGCCCAATTGTCAATGCCCAAACAGAtgacaaaacaaaaaagaacaactAA